The nucleotide sequence CAGAATCTCAAGCTCAAAGCTGGGAATAATCGCCAACGCCCCGAAGACCCACAGCAGGTACCAGTCGGGCTTGATGTTGTTGATGGGCGTGGTGCTGGGCGGCCCGAAGAACTCCACCGGGTGTACCGGAATAAAGGCGCTAAAGAGCACGATAATCGCCGCAAACAACACCGCCAGCAGCAGCATGATGGGCGTCTGCTGGGTCATCAGTGGCACGCCTACAATCTTCTTATAGGCGATGCGCTTGGCGTACTGCGGCTGCGTGTGCTTCTGCTTGATCATGATCAGCATGTGGGCCGCAGTGAGCGCCACGAGGATCATGGGCAGCAGCATAATGTGGTACCCGTACACCCGCGGGATGATGCCCGCTCCCGGAAAACGGCCTGCAAAAGCCGCCTGGGCCACCCAGTCGCCCACCCAGGGAATCGAAGCAGCAATGCCGTAGATCACCTTGAGGGTGTTGTAGGCGTAGTTGTCGTAGGGCAGGGCGTAGCCGGTCACCGCCGTGAGCGCCGCAAAGATCAGCAGCAGCATACCGATCCACCAGTTGATCTCACGCGGCTTCTTAAAGGCACCCGTGAAGTAGATGCGCATCATGTGAATGACGGCCGCAGCAACCATAATATTGGCCGTCCAGTGGTGGATGCGGCGCAGCATGTCACCAAAGGGCATCGCATTGATCTTGAGTGCCGAGTGGTAGGCTGCCGGGATAAGGTTAGGGTTGTCGGCGGTGCCGGGGTCAAATGAATTGACCACCATGCTGTTGCTGGGCTCGTACGAGAGAGCGAGCAGAATACCGGTGAGAATGAGGATAATCAGGCTAAACAGTGTGATTTCACCCAGGAAGAAACTGTGGTGAACGGGGAAGGCTTTGCGCAGGAACTTGTCGTTCAGGCGCGAGATGTGCAGCCGCTCATCAAGCCACTGGTTCATGCGAGCTGTTCCTCCACGGTCTTCTTGAACTCTTCCCATTCCGCCTCATGGATGTAGGGGTAAGGCATGCTCAGAAAAAAGCCCGTTGCGACGATGTTGTCGCCCTGCGCCGCGATGGGAAGCTGAGCGAGTGGGCGTGGAGGCGGTCCACCCACCACCACCGCTCCCCGTGTGGGATCGTACTGACCGGAGTGGCAGGGACAGCGCATGCCGATTCCCCGCTCCTCATCGCTCACCGAGCAACCCGCATGGGTACAGATATCACTGTACGCCACAACCTCTCCATCGATGGTGGCCTCCAGG is from Deinococcus sp. YIM 77859 and encodes:
- a CDS encoding cytochrome bc complex cytochrome b subunit produces the protein MNQWLDERLHISRLNDKFLRKAFPVHHSFFLGEITLFSLIILILTGILLALSYEPSNSMVVNSFDPGTADNPNLIPAAYHSALKINAMPFGDMLRRIHHWTANIMVAAAVIHMMRIYFTGAFKKPREINWWIGMLLLIFAALTAVTGYALPYDNYAYNTLKVIYGIAASIPWVGDWVAQAAFAGRFPGAGIIPRVYGYHIMLLPMILVALTAAHMLIMIKQKHTQPQYAKRIAYKKIVGVPLMTQQTPIMLLLAVLFAAIIVLFSAFIPVHPVEFFGPPSTTPINNIKPDWYLLWVFGALAIIPSFELEILGGVIGSEFVGAIVLPTLVLLLMFAVPMLDRSRDNMYYAENPTNHPVRLAAGVAFMTLLVVWSVAGYKPELISSGILTTGNANTVLWIATFLVPALAYFLTLAIVRGIRALREADARDRAAFSHADD